The Podospora bellae-mahoneyi strain CBS 112042 chromosome 7, whole genome shotgun sequence genomic sequence TTCCTTGCGGAGTTTAGGCTTGAGGGATTTGGAGAATGATTCGAACAGGAGCTGCATTTCTCTGGTCAGGATATCATCGATGAGGGCTTTGAGCTGGCGGTTCAGCAACCGGGGTGTGACCCACGGATTGGACGGGtcgagggggggaaggaggggggataaAGAAGTGATGGAGTTGGGTGTGAGGCAGAGGTGCCGGGTCAGGACAAAATGCATGGCGTAGATCGCCAGCGCTCGCTTGACGATGGCGGAGTCGGTTTTGTGGGCGTAGgtgtggatgatggagaggattTTCCGGGGTATGTCGGTGTGTCGAAGGTTGGAGGTGACCAGGGAGGCGTATTCTGGCTCGGAGACGATGGAGGCGATGTACTCTTTGATCTTGCGTTTGAGTTCTTCTCTCTgggcgccggtggtggcttTGATGTCAAGGCCGATGGGGGCTGAGCCGCGGGCTTGGAGGTCGACGGTGTTGTGGCCTGTTTGGAGGTGGTAATGCCGGAGGACGTCCGCTGACAGAGATCGCGGAGTAAAAAACTTGGCTTTGATCTGGAGGCGGGCggagaggccgaggccggAGAAGAGCTCGACTGTGCAGGGGCGTTCGACGCCGTcgagggtgaaggaggagacgttTGTTTCGATGAATTGGGTGATTTCTTCTTTGCGGAAGTGGCGGCGGATGAAATCTGGAAACAGAACAGGCATGAAGTCGGGGAACTGCCAGCAGACAGCTTGGGGAACCTGATGGGTGAGCTTGACGCAGTTGCGGCATGGTCGTTCCATATCGCATTTGACCTTTCGGGCATGGCAACAGAAACAAGCGCCTTTTCGTCGGACTTGAAGGGCAGATTGTTTGGTGTCCGTCGCCAACGGTCCCTTCCTCCCACGCTGTGAAGGTCTCAACGCCTCGAAACACTCGAAGGGATTGCTCTGCTGGTTTGGATTTGTCGACTGACTTTGAGCATGCGCATTAATTGTCGACGGCGTCACAATCAAAAACTTGGCCTGTCCTGAAGTGCTCCCCGAACTCGAAGGCGTCGGGCTTGGTGATTTACTCTTCCCCTTTGCAGTCTGCAGCTGCCCCTGAGAAGCGGCCAGCCGCGCACTCAACGTCGAGGAACTCATCGAATCCGTTGGGCTGGCCTTACGCTTCGTTACTCGATAACTATTCCCTGCACTCCCCGATGGCCCTTTGTTACTCTTCCTCACTGGTATCGGCACCGtctttggctgctgctgctctggcaccacaaccccctgCTCCCACCGGATCACCATCCCGGGGCTCTTCGGCGGTGTGCTCGCCGGCGGGCTCAAACTAGGCGTATACTCGACATAACTCGGCGGGCTAGGTGAAATTGTCTCAAAGTCAAAACTCGGATCTTCAATCACGAAAATCCCTGGGCTGGAGTTTGCGCTGGTGaccaggttgttgttgttgttaggTGGCCCGGTAGTAATCGTCGGCCTGTTGATCAACTCTGGTGTTGTCGTTATCACCGTCTGCGTAGTATGTCCGGCTCTCAAGTTAAACGGCTCCCAAGGTCCCGACTGTGCCGAGGTATCAAAGTTGAtctctcccaccccttccatcccaaGAAAGctctgttgttggtgttggtgttgctgctgctgcggttgcTGCGGCATCTGCTCCAACCCAGGAATAACTCCCGAAAAGGCGCTGTTATACAATCCGAAATCTGCCATCACATCAacatccctcctcttccatctcatcccatcaGCGTTACTCACCTGTATCAAACAtaaaaccccctcccatattccccaccgtccccatcccccccatttgtcccaacccatccccgACCTGCGCGCCCAAAAACTCGCCCCCCAAGTCAACATAACTCCCCGAGTAACTACTCCCCTGCCCCTGACTGAGCTGTTCATGGCTGTTGATCGGGCTCACCGGACCACCAATACTCGTCTGTCCCAGCATAGCCCACGAACTGCCCAAACTGTTGCTCAGACTTGCCGGGCTGGTCATGAagctcccccctccagcgCCGGCGCCCACcggcgatggtgatgtgCCATcgccgatggtggtgtggacGGCGGCCCAGAAGGCTTGTTCGTCTTCGGGATCGAGGTTGTAGTCGGacgagaggggggaggttcCCGTGGCGGAGGCAACCGAGGCCATGGCTGCTGTATAGAATGTACCGTTATCTTCTTaaagccttcttcttgtcggtgCCAGATATACGTGATGGGTTTTTGCGCGCGCGCTTGGATAGACGTTCAAGATATGTACCGGGGCGGTATCACGTCGTCGCACTTCGTACAGGTACCTCAGTCGCAGTCGCAAAAAGTGTTCGTCCGCTCAATATCTCACACAAGAAAATCACATACTCCCAACAAAACAGTTCAACAAGACCACGAATACGGTGTCCAAGTTTGAAAAATGATAAACTGTATATTCTCTCCAAAACgtgggggaagaaggaaaggtAGGTCATATCCCATCCCACGAAATGGCATGAACCACCCCTCAGCCTCCCCGCTATCCCCAAATCAGCGACCGAACCGTTGCACCTCTCCCGCCCACCGCCAAGCCCCAGgactcaaccaccccccccccccaagcgCGCTAAACCCAATTCGATTACCGATGGGCCTCGGTGTGGCACAACAGGCGACCGACCGTCATACCGAGCGTCTTTATTTCAGACAAAACATTTCTCTTTTCGCATCATATGCCCACCTGTTGTGTACGCACTTTATCAATCATGACGAAAAACACTCAAGGTTCATACTGATTGATACCTTGACTCttttgccttgccttgccttgcccCGAGCCAAACCGTCGGTAACCACTTCAAGTAACGGTAGGTAACCTTTCACAaagtcaccatcatcacccactgcacaacatcaacaagagACAGAGAGTATCAAGACAAAAACGTATCAGATTTTGAAACAAAAGCGTAAGTTAGCAACGCGGCTCCATAAAACGCTTCCTTTCATCAAAGCCTCCATACAACAAATagatatataatatatatatggcATGCAAACGCAGAAACGACTGTAACCTCCCATCTCTCAATGGTGATGATGTACGCGCAAAAAAAGCAGATAGCCTCCCTCCTTTCTccaaagcaaaaaaaaaaaacagataGCCACTCCCTTGTCTTCAACATAAAtagcaaaacaaaacaaaaaaagcaGATAACCTCCCTTTCTGTCTTCGAGTGTCAAAGCAAGAGCAAAAAGTCAGATAGCCTCTCCCAGCAGTTagaaagtaaaaaagaaTCAGCAAACCAGAATAACCTCCTCCAGTCTTCAAGATGCGCAGcgcagaagaaaaaaagcagaTAGCCATCCCAACTTCTGtccaacccaccccaccaGCACACCCCCTTACAAAAGACTCCTCgccaacacacacacaataCAACAAAAACAGACAAAACAATGCTCTCAAAAGCCAGATAGACTCCCGCCCAGAAAAACATCATACATCATGCCAGCCCCTTAACATCCCTCGTCCTCACATATatacaacaacaaaaaaaacaaccccaagTATCAATAGCCCTAGTAgacaaaaaacaacaacaacaacaaaacaataACAACCttagaaaaaaagaagagaagaaaaagacatTTCAATCAGATAGCCACTCCAACCCAAACcataaataaataaaaagcaACCATACAACCATCATCCACTCAACCCACGGTATAAAAAACGCAAAAAAGTCCACCCACACCACTTCTTTTTTTCGTCAAATATCAAACAACATACCCCTGCCATAGTCTCTTTACATCTTCATCATgttcttcatcaacaacagcatcgCCAAttcaccacacacacaaaaggaaaagaaaaaaaaaaacagagtCCATGGAATACCAGAAATAAGTTGAGCAACGTCCCATAAAGATTGCGATGAAAATGAAAAACAAGTTCCCTCGAATAACATGAAATAAAGATCCTAGGTATATATAttccctccgccgccgtcgccgcccgCCCGAGCCTCTCCCCTTTCTGTGCGTCTTGTTTGTGTCCAGTCCAGTCCCGATACAGTCCAGTCGAATTCAGTTTTCAGTTCCCAGCAGGCAGACCCCTTCTGGGTGAGCAGCCCGCAATTTCTTTTCGCCTGTCTGTCTGTCATCCAAAAAGCCCTCCTGGGCAGGGAGCAAGTATCCAAAAATATTTTTGTCGTTGTTTTtcggcttttttttttgtgtcgttttctttttggtggtcaAAGATCCAGGTCCATGGTTTCCTTTGGCAATTCTTTTGGTAAAAAATTCCTTTCTCCAAATCCCAGGAAAAAatggaagagaaaaaaaggaatgaAGTAGTTCCTGGCGGAACCAAATCCAAAAATAAAGGGCCATATTCCTCAACGGAACCTTCCCGCGGCCGCGGCAGCAGCTCGCTCTTGAATCTGCTGTTCCGTTGATACATACAGCCTGTCCAAATAGTCCATGGCCTGGGCATCCTTGAGGATCTTGGCCACCTGGATGCCCGCCGAGATGAGCTGCAAAATATTCCGGTCGTCTTTCAACGGTCGAGACTGGTGCTTTGCCGCATGTCGCATCTCCAACGAGTTCTCCAAAATCGTCACAAACTGCTTGATCTGGCCGTTGTACAGCACCCGGGCGGGGATCCGCCTTTTCGTTGCCAGCCTTTTCAGGAGGTACACCCACTCGGTCCATTCACGATCCTGCGGGCGCTCGACGGGTCGCATATCCTGTGTAAGTGGGATCGGAAACTGGTACTTGGCAACAAAGTCATAAGCGCACTGCGAGAGCCGGTCGTTGACCTGAGTCAGGACACTATCCTGCTCTTGGACAAGGAGATGGGTCGGGAGAGTTGGGAGGTCTCGTTCGGACATCGCAATGTACTCTGGCGGAGGTCTCTTCAGAAACTGGTGCGGCCCATCAAATTCATCCCGGTTCGACGGACGTCGCTGCGATCGTGGCTTTCCGTTCAACTTGTTCTTGTTCCCTGGCTGGGACATTCCGATGGCCGAGTTCTCAAGGGAGTAGTCGGACATGTTGGGAGACGTCATGAGATCATCCATGGAGCCCGATGGCGAGTACCTCCCTTGATATGGCCCCTGTGGTGGGGGctgatgctgaggaggggCGCCCTGATACTGCCTCTGGTGATCCCAAGGCTGGGAGTTCATACCATTCATTCCGTTCATGCCGTTCATGCTGTTCATACCATTCACGCCCTTGTATGAGACCTGAGATGGTGGCGCCGGGCTCGAGTACTGGCTTGGCGGTTGGGTCATACGCGGATTGAAGGCTGTCGCTGGCGCAAAGGGCGACTCAGCCGCGGCTCGCCCTATCTGGCTGACATTCCCGAGCGAAAGGTTGGCTGGGAGGTGGTATGAAGAAGAGTTTCCATGTGTGTAAGTCACGCTGGAAAGAGGTTGCCGGTTACTCTCGCTGTCCTGAAGCTGAAGGAGGTGGGTGCTGAGTGGCTGAACATCTTACCTCTGTGGGAGGTACGGGTTGCTCCCCGTCTCAAACCTGCCATTGTGATATTGATCACTGTATATCGGGCTTTGGGGTCGTCTGTCAGCTGTTCGTGTCCTTTCATTCCCTCCCGCAAAACGGGGTTCTTCGAGATCTTGTTCCCACCTGCGCGATTGTAGCCATCGGTCATTGGATACCGCGGCCGAGGAACGGTACGCAAAGTCCGGCTGGGCCATGGTggttcctctttttttttcaagtTGTCCTGCTCCCGGCTGGGATCTCCAAAAAGCGGCTTCCCGGGTCGTCTGTTTTTTCGCTCACCCGCAAGTGGCAGTGTTGCTTTCTTTGCTGAAAGCAATTCAAGAAAAACGCACAAAATACAAAACAGAAAATCGAAACGGTCCCACGGAGCGATAGGGCGCGGCCAGAGGGTAAACAGCAATCAGTCCAGAAGGGCAACGGAGAAAAAAACCTGCGGCCGGGATTTCCTTGGATGGCCGAGTACCAAAAGTCTTCATAAAAAAATCAGGGTCTCCACGCGGGCGGCGAGAACCTCACTGGGATGTGTCTTTGACCGAATGGCAATCGGGCTGTGGTCCGGCAGAGCGGTTGACCATGGACTAGCAGCGGAGTCTAGCTTGGGCGCTGCTGGGGAATATCGCTCCGGCTCCCCTTTTTCAACGTTGCCGGTGCGGTTTTGCTGAGACTTGTGTCCTCGCGGGACTGGCGGATGAGAGGCCCAAACGACAAGACGAAGCCGATTCAGATCCACGATGGAGACATATATCCCCCCTCGCTGGCGCGCTGgtgtcaaggaggagggggccggGTGGCGAGAGCAGCACTTCCACGACCGAGACTGACAACAAAATGGCCGACACAGCAGGACCGGTGGAATGGAAAATGACAATCTTGACACGCAGCTCAGTTCAACTCAGTTCCGCGTCGCTCGGTGCGCCCAACATGGACCGGGAAGCCggatgggaagggtgggAGCAAGCCGGTGCTCATTGCCCGCAACACCACTCACTCGCATACAAGGCCGACTTCGTGACTTTGGTTGCTTGGCGCTCCCCGGATGATGGAATTtcgagaagatggaggtgaGCGAGTCGGGCAACGACCAAGCGGGTGCAAGTGACGATTTCTCTGGCCAGACATGAGTTGATGGGAAGATCCATGCGGTCGCCATCCAATGGTGTCTACGCCCACACAACGCCCATGGCCGTGATCCAAGCCATTCGCACTCTGCCATGCTGCACTTTGCTGGCGCCGGTGCTCGACAAGCACAATGCGATGAACGGGGAAGCGGTAGGGCATCGTTGGGCACCAGATGGAAATCTTCGAAGCGGGTTACAACTCTGCGGTGTCGCCCAATGCCCAGACCCTCGGCAGTCGTGATTGGTGCCAGGAAGCTCCCTGTTCTCCGAGGCGGCACATCTGATTAGGGAACCGATCGAAGCGACTGACGTTGGGCACGAACACGTCTCCCTGCACCAGCCCAACCATGCTGCCGCCCTATCATGCCATCTCGTCGTCTGGTCTGCCGTGATGCCACGCAGCAGTGCTTCTTGACCGCTCCCGACTGTGTCTGGTCCGTCGACGACGCCGTCCGGTCTGACCCTTGGAGTGTTGACACGGCATCAGTTAGCCCCCATTtccccccacaaccccttcccacgcttcccatcctcccccacggCCTACTTTTTTCTTAAGAGGAGGTCCATGGCCGAGGCCACCCGCGTCATTGTTCCTGTCCTGGATGCAAATTTGGCATGAGGCATCGCGCCTTGCCCAAGACGGACAACTGGCACAGTACTTTTTCTGCCGAGATAGGGACATCACCTTCAATCAAGGTATCATTTTTCTTCCACCCCACGTGCTTTGCACCCACACTGTAgcacgacaacaaccaccgaCGGGCGATGATAAGACTTCAGCCCCGAACGGCCCGGAGTTCGGGGGCTGAAGCTCGCCGGCACCACTTACAAGATCAGGCCGGACCCTCTCACTCACTTCTAACCTTACCCAGAGATTTCCTGTTTTGGACTTCCTGAGCCTCTGGACCCCAACCCCGGATGGAGACCTCTTGGAGCCCTTGGATATGGATTGGTGTGGTTTCCACCACCTGCGCATTGCTGTCATCATGATGCGCGCTCCTCGTGAGAGGAGTTGCTGTTTCTCCTGGCGAGAGATGAGAAAAAGTCAGTTTGACGAGGTAAGGTAAATTATCGCCGATGCTCTCCAGAGACTGCCTGTGATGGACTTTGTTTCCGCGGAACGAGgcaccccttttcccccttaAACTTTCTCTAGGTCCCAATTAGCAACACTCTGGCTGCCCTCCATCCGCATGTGGAGGGAGACCTGCACATTGCAATCCGATTTTTTGCGCGCAGGATGCCGTTCACCTGGTTGAAGACATCAACTGTCAAATTTGAGCCTTCATCCGCCGTACCTGCCGTCCCCCTCTCTTTCAGAAAGCCTCGGAAGCgacaaacccaaacccaaccccaacccgaaCAGTTCGCCATCAcacgacaacaacagcctcggGAGGATGTAGCGGAATCCCCTGTTTCACGGGGCTTGCTCAGTGCGTGATGTGTCGCCCAAGCTTTGCAGCCTCGCCTTACTTTTGGTCCTTGAATACCACCAGTCAGATGTGAGGAATGAAGCTCTCGTCGAGTCCGGGCAGCTCTTCGTCATGTGGCACAAATCTCCGAGTTGTGATCACGCCTGGGTCATGCAAGAGCACTTCCAAGAGCCATGAGCAGGCGTGTGTGTTGATGAAGCACGTTGAAGATACAAGATAGGGCTAGGGCCAGCAGTTGCCTGGCGCTTTAGTGAGTAGTAACCCCCATCAATGGTCACCCGAAAGCGGTATCTAACAACGGGCCAGGCTTTGTAGAAAGATTGAAGCCAATACACTGCCTGGACAAGCCTTGTCGGCCAGCCTGATCAATTGTTGTTCCAAGCTATGGACTTGGTCTTCGAGTACAAGGCATCAAGGGGAAGGCTAGCCTGATTGCAAGAGTCCTATCCGGGGTTGAttgtggaggttgatgatgtcccAGGATTTACACATGCTGAGGGATGGGGTCGGAGCCACGCCTACTTACCTGGTTTCCGGGGCTGCCACACCTGTTGTTGACCTTGGGTTAAGGATCCTACACTGCAgctcagaagaagaagaagtcgacCAACAACGTGCCAACTTACAGCCCTCGACAACGTCTGTTCTTATGAAGAATGGCAGAAAGGGGAGCCGGGCGACATCTCCGGGAGTGGACACTTGAAGAGGGCCCCGTCATTGACAGGACGAGACACCAGCCATCGACAAACTTGGTCAAGAATACTCGAGCCATCGACGTCGATTCGTTCGCCCATCGACAACCGTATGATGAACGCCGCTTGATCAACGTCTTTGGCCGGCAGACATCCACATCAGACCCTAGCTGCATACTGAGCAATGAGTTGGAggggctgttgctgatgtgGCAAGCAAGTGGGCGAGTTTGGTGCTTTTGGCCATTGTGTATCTGACTGATGCCAACCCAGCTGAGTCTCGAGATGTCTTGCACGACATCAAGCCAGGCAATGAGGAGGTCTGGTCTTCAGGACACCTGTCGCAGACACCCAATCAAGGTACGCTCTCCCATCGACAATATCGCGGCTACTGCGGATCGATCAAAAAATCAGTCGATGCATATCTTTGAGGGTCTCATGCACAGTCGACCAGATGTAGCAGTTGCGCATTCTTGAGGCATCTTTTGTCCCGTGTAAGTGAGATCCAGACCCTTCCATCTACCGTTGCAGTAGTAGCAACTGATCTGAGATTGACAACAAGCAGTGCATATCAGGAACGAGCTCTCCAATGATGTCGACAAAAAATGCACTTTTGCTCTTCGATGTGACCGAGTCATGGAGCCTCGGACGAAACATCAATCTCGCAGTCTCGGCATGCGTCGAAAGTGAGGCGGCTGCATGTCCAAAGCACGACCAAGTACGGGGACATCGTGTGTTTGGGCATTGCTGAGTTGGcagagagaggggagagtGAAGGGCCGAAACGATTACCCATCACAGAGCCTTCAGAACCGATTGagagcaccaccatcatcgccgccgaCGTCCAAGCAAAACTCGTCCAGCTGCCGTGGTGGCTTTCCCATCATGACCGGTCAACGACAGGATTTCCATTTTTGGATATTCAGGTTCTGAACCAAAACCGGGCGAGACTGAACTGACAGGAGGCGCCTTTGCTCTTGTCCATTCACACGAGAGAGCGAGGCACCAAGCAGGTGAGCTTGGTTGGTATTGGCTATCGTGGCCCACTTGTAGACGACTGGCTGGTGGACAGCAATGGTAAGACaacccctcttcttctgttgAACAGCAGCATGCCGCCGAGAGTGTTTCCTGAGACATGACGACGCCGAGCACTGCGGGGTCGTAGCATGGTTTCCATGAGGTCGGCAATCTGGGGACGACTTGCTGCGTGAGTGGTCTTTTCGATCTTGGTGACCCTTCAACAAGAGCGCgcgagcagcagcactggCGGCAACGGCGTCTGTCCTATCGGTGCTTCTCTCGCTATCTGTGTCATCAGGCTGTCAGTGATTTGATTTGGATTATCCGAATATCCCGCAACAAACA encodes the following:
- a CDS encoding hypothetical protein (EggNog:ENOG503NYG0; COG:S); its protein translation is MASVASATGTSPLSSDYNLDPEDEQAFWAAVHTTIGDGTSPSPVGAGAGGGSFMTSPASLSNSLGSSWAMLGQTSIGGPVSPINSHEQLSQGQGSSYSGSYVDLGGEFLGAQVGDGLGQMGGMGTVGNMGGGFMFDTDFGLYNSAFSGVIPGLEQMPQQPQQQQHQHQQQSFLGMEGVGEINFDTSAQSGPWEPFNLRAGHTTQTVITTTPELINRPTITTGPPNNNNNLVTSANSSPGIFVIEDPSFDFETISPSPPSYVEYTPSLSPPASTPPKSPGMVIRWEQGVVVPEQQQPKTVPIPVRKSNKGPSGSAGNSYRVTKRKASPTDSMSSSTLSARLAASQGQLQTAKGKSKSPSPTPSSSGSTSGQAKFLIVTPSTINAHAQSQSTNPNQQSNPFECFEALRPSQRGRKGPLATDTKQSALQVRRKGACFCCHARKVKCDMERPCRNCVKLTHQVPQAVCWQFPDFMPVLFPDFIRRHFRKEEITQFIETNVSSFTLDGVERPCTVELFSGLGLSARLQIKAKFFTPRSLSADVLRHYHLQTGHNTVDLQARGSAPIGLDIKATTGAQREELKRKIKEYIASIVSEPEYASLVTSNLRHTDIPRKILSIIHTYAHKTDSAIVKRALAIYAMHFVLTRHLCLTPNSITSLSPLLPPLDPSNPWVTPRLLNRQLKALIDDILTREMQLLFESFSKSLKPKLRKEWAPCLAAFLVLCLFMESVETAADNFVISDNEISLRNGERPTLKRGFALGVNREIEQLPFRQFGIMFHMVYQTYSREVSQRSFNPLEEGWVDEANKVEDKLLGREEEEMVRGLRRLMSLEDYDAWSELDFLTADPILPNVEEHPYPRDVGFNYTGRLVAKFLLSFQQEKYITGESP
- a CDS encoding hypothetical protein (EggNog:ENOG503NX5A), whose amino-acid sequence is MAQPDFAYRSSAAVSNDRWLQSRSPIYSDQYHNGRFETGSNPYLPQSVTYTHGNSSSYHLPANLSLGNVSQIGRAAAESPFAPATAFNPRMTQPPSQYSSPAPPSQVSYKGVNGMNSMNGMNGMNGMNSQPWDHQRQYQGAPPQHQPPPQGPYQGRYSPSGSMDDLMTSPNMSDYSLENSAIGMSQPGNKNKLNGKPRSQRRPSNRDEFDGPHQFLKRPPPEYIAMSERDLPTLPTHLLVQEQDSVLTQVNDRLSQCAYDFVAKYQFPIPLTQDMRPVERPQDREWTEWVYLLKRLATKRRIPARVLYNGQIKQFVTILENSLEMRHAAKHQSRPLKDDRNILQLISAGIQVAKILKDAQAMDYLDRLYVSTEQQIQERAAAAAAGRFR